A window from Desulfotignum phosphitoxidans DSM 13687 encodes these proteins:
- the gmhB gene encoding D-glycero-beta-D-manno-heptose 1,7-bisphosphate 7-phosphatase — protein sequence MAAVVFLDRDGVINQDSPEYIKHPSEFHFIPGSRRAIARLNRYGFDIIVITNQSIIGRNMVTRQTLDLIFDKMHQGIAAAGGRILDIFLCPHTPDAGCDCRKPKPELIYQAKARYDIDLSRSLFVGDSVKDIQAARNAGCGKAVLVATGNGKQAFEKLTDQGEPPDYFAENLMAAAHWITHQPGHSVP from the coding sequence ATGGCAGCCGTGGTATTTCTGGACCGGGACGGGGTGATCAATCAGGATTCGCCTGAATATATCAAGCACCCGTCTGAATTTCATTTCATTCCGGGCAGCCGCCGGGCCATTGCAAGGCTGAACCGGTATGGATTTGACATCATTGTCATCACCAATCAGTCCATTATCGGCAGAAACATGGTCACCCGGCAGACCCTGGATTTGATTTTTGATAAAATGCACCAGGGGATTGCTGCGGCCGGAGGCCGGATCCTGGATATATTTTTGTGTCCCCACACCCCGGATGCCGGATGTGACTGCCGTAAACCAAAGCCGGAATTGATATATCAGGCAAAGGCCCGGTATGACATCGATCTGTCCCGATCCCTGTTTGTGGGCGACAGTGTCAAAGATATTCAGGCGGCCCGGAACGCGGGGTGCGGCAAGGCCGTGCTGGTGGCCACGGGAAACGGCAAACAGGCATTTGAAAAATTGACCGACCAGGGCGAACCGCCGGATTATTTCGCAGAGAACCTGATGGCGGCTGCCCACTGGATCACCCACCAACCCGGGCATTCCGTCCCATGA
- a CDS encoding septal ring lytic transglycosylase RlpA family protein: MPLTYEKKYPLVLGIGIRLVCLCLFCAVSAGCAKSIDPDLPDKRPAPSSRKDSGKIPATQRPYKVLGKHYTPIASAHGFSETGIASWYGKKFHGRKTANGETYDMYAMTAAHKTLPMNTWVAVHNLDNNQKIKVRINDRGPFVTGRIIDLSYTGARKIGMTGPGTARVRVTALGAATRYAEKEPVAFRELDYWTGNFTVQVGAFQEKANADRFREKLSKSYLNAHIMVHEDHRGRFYRVRIGRFSSLKDAERFRDNLLKNDGFAQAFAVAE, translated from the coding sequence TCCGGCTGGTGTGCCTGTGTTTGTTCTGTGCCGTAAGTGCCGGATGTGCCAAATCCATTGATCCGGACCTGCCGGATAAACGCCCGGCGCCTTCCTCCCGGAAAGATTCAGGAAAAATTCCTGCCACCCAGCGGCCCTATAAAGTCCTGGGCAAGCATTATACCCCCATTGCCAGTGCCCACGGGTTTTCCGAGACCGGCATTGCCTCCTGGTACGGCAAAAAATTTCATGGCCGGAAAACCGCCAATGGTGAGACCTATGACATGTATGCCATGACCGCGGCCCACAAGACCCTGCCCATGAACACCTGGGTGGCGGTCCACAATCTGGATAACAACCAAAAAATCAAAGTGCGCATCAATGACCGGGGACCGTTTGTCACGGGCCGGATCATTGATCTGTCCTATACCGGAGCCAGAAAGATCGGCATGACGGGGCCGGGAACAGCCCGGGTCCGGGTGACCGCCCTGGGGGCCGCGACCCGATATGCTGAAAAAGAGCCCGTGGCATTCAGGGAACTGGACTACTGGACCGGCAATTTCACGGTGCAGGTGGGTGCGTTCCAGGAAAAAGCCAATGCCGACCGGTTCAGGGAAAAATTGTCCAAATCCTATCTCAACGCCCATATTATGGTGCATGAGGATCACCGGGGCCGGTTCTACCGGGTCCGCATCGGCCGGTTTTCCAGTCTCAAGGATGCCGAACGGTTCAGAGACAATCTTTTGAAAAATGACGGGTTTGCCCAGGCCTTTGCCGTGGCGGAGTAG